A segment of the Paramisgurnus dabryanus chromosome 5, PD_genome_1.1, whole genome shotgun sequence genome:
agtttataccaaaaacttgacacatcaatttagtttttaatactatatacacatttcctatattttctggatgtattttattaaagaaactATTCTATTATATATGATctctataacattgcaaaaacaacaaatctaattgtggcatggtggcctaggacttttgcacagtactgtatatatatatatatatatatatatatatatatatatatatatatatatatatatatttgttcaGATCTTTTAAGTATGATCTTTATATTgttcaaaaatataaatatatgtggTTCTCTTAATGTCATCCACAGTATGTCCATTGGTATGCGTGATCCCCCAATAGAAGCTCCTGCACAGCCCTACAGGTAATTAATAATGCTATGCTCAAAACAATTGAATTTATAATATATTGTTTGCCATTTAAACAAGCTAACTGTTATTAGAAATTATACCTGCTAtgtgaaaatttactttttaggCTACTTAGTACACAATAACAAAAACTGTTGGTATTAAATAATGCAGAATACTGTTGGAAAGTAATTGTATTTGTTGGCAATACTATCACGTATTTTAATACTTGGGTATCTGTATCACTCTTCAGCTCATCCAATAGTTTGCAATATCCTAATAGAACAACTGATGGAAGACCCCATGGACCATACAAGTATGTGAGCAGTACAACACTgtacaaaacatttttgctgCCTAAAATTTGAAGTACAATAAATTGGCTTTTTACacgtttaaatgttttcaaaatcactattttaaaaaaaatctgatacagGAACTTACTATTGGTTAGAACTTAAAATAGAAAACTGAAAGGACTTTTGAAGCCAATTTGATTgaacttcaaaataaaatgcaGTAAACTACATTTACAGTGTAAAGAGGTGTGCGCAATGTTACAGACATTGTCTTTGTAAACTGTATCAATAAATATCAACCTATAGAGAATTGTGATGACAACTGGAATCTTTGTTGTTCTCCATTTACGCTGGACACAAAGCCTTTAGCAAATCTTAGCAATGCTATATAAAATGTTAacagaaaaaatgttttttaagatTGAAATTTTTCTTGGATCATGTGGTTCTGTTGTCTTGATATCCACAGTATATCTGGTGGGACACGTGATCCTCCTATCGGGGGTCCTGCTAAACCCTTCAGGTAATAAGTTctctcttaaaggaaaacaccaccgtttttcaatattttacaatgttcttacctcaacttagactaattaatacatccctatcttttttcaatgcgtgcactttgaTCTTTGTACAgctgttgtgaatgtgttagcatttagcctagccccatgcATTCctaaggatccaaacagggaagaatttagaagccaccaaacacttccatgttttccctatttaaagactgtaacatgagtaagtatggtggcacaaaataaaaatttggtttggagccataggaatgaatggggctaggctaaatgctaacacattcaagaagcgctgtacaaagattaaaagtgcacgcactgAAAATAGATAGAcatattaattcatctaagttgaggtaaaaacatagtaaaatattgaaaaacagtggtgttttccctTAACCATCTAATAAATAGATGATATCAGATTCATGTTGTGTGCAACATGTTGTCCAATTCTGAACTTTGTAAGTTATACCATACAATACCTTTCTTGGGAATGATTTGCTTTGTAACAGTTACGTTTTGTgattgtatttttgtgtgattttaGCTACATAGCGGGTCTTGGTGAGACGGTTAACAACCCTTATGCTAGAGATTATTCACCCAGCCAAAACCCCTATGAGAACAGAGGTCCTTCTCCAGTTCACCGTAATGATTACAGACAAGCTGCCCCTTCATATCAATATGAGGATGTGGTATGTAACACATTTGTACCAAAAATATCCATTTCAAAATGTAGCAGTTTTTATCCTGAAGTGTTTATGGAGCAGTACAACACTGTTCTGTTAATGTTCAGCACTGAATCTTATGGCAGATGATCAAAGGTCTTCTGTAAAAGCTTATGTCATTTCTGTTTCTGTCTCTTTATCAGATTCCGGATTATTCTTTTGATCGTGGAAACTCTCGTGGTGGATTTCCACGACCCCAAGTAAATCTAAAGTACTAGACTTGACTAGCTGTTAAAATGATTTTGTGATTAAAAACCAAGGAGTATTCTCAATTGTGTGTTATatcaaattatacatttttgaaaTACACGCAACAAAagttaaagtgaaaataaactaaaaatgttcTTGAATATTACATGAATATCCTTTAATTGGTCTGGAAACATGTCTTTAAATCACccataaaaattaaatacattcttaaaaacttttattctgttttCTAGAAAATTCAAATTATAATGAGAGTTCTGTATCCCATTAATACGATTTAAAGTCAACTTCAATTAAGGAATTGACTTCTGAATGGTGCACATTAGATTAGATTTGGCATTAACATTTGGAGAGTCTccaaaaaaaaatcctaaaattTTCCTTTCTCAAACCAGCTAGATTGGTATGTTGattatttgtaataaaacacttcatatgaaaaaattaagaaagACTTGAACAACTGCATCATACTTTTGCGATTCTTTTATGTAACAGAGACAGATACATTTCCTTAGGATCTTTATACAAAGTTTTTTCCAAagataatgtaataaataactTTAAGAATAAAAAGGCAGTCTCCAATATTTGTTTCCACACAGTTTCTTCAGCCATTCTGAGCTCTGTTAAGCAGTTTCAGGATCCGGTGCTCATTATGCTTCTAGTTGTTCTTACTGATCTCATTTTTCCTGGAAGAGGTTCAGCTGAGGCTTAACAGTATCTGCTTAGTTAAATGATATCTAACGTAACTCCAACTCAAACTGCATAAAGTTCGGCTGAATTTGACACTAACAAATAGCAGTACTGGACGGTATAAATCCAAAAGTACTGGGATATATTTACAGCAGAAATGTTGTCTTTGAAACAACATCCACGTCAAGGCAAACACTTAAAGAGATGCAAAGAAACCTTTCTTTGTTTCATTACAGCTCACCATGTTTCAAGAATGATACAGAtacatttaaaagaacatcaaaTAATCTCGGTTTAGGAAAAACCTTGACACTACAGCACCTCTACCTGATGAGTCACATATTGAGTGCATTGGGAGAGGTTTATTTCGAGGAACTGAAGCGAGGCGTGCCACGTTCATATCAGCCCATGTTCTTGCGGTTGCCATATCCTCTTCTATGTGTGTCCTTCCAGTCATCCCAGTCGCGTGCCTTTTGCAGTGCTTCTTCATCATCATTCTCctcctttctttctctctccgcTCTCTCGTCCTCTTCGGGATCACCATCCACTGTGAGAAAGACACATCATTTTGATGCAATGCTAAAAATTACTAGGTGATAAATGTTTAGTCCTTGCTGAAACGGGTTAGTCTCATAAAGagatttttttgtataaaatgCTCAGTTTTAAAATCCTACAGGGAAGTtcacaatatacaaataaatatattattatataaatgtaataaaataaatatcatCTAATGTTGAACATGTGCCCCTTTctatgaaatccaggctaaaatcTCAATAACTaataatgagattaggagcataaaagtttaattttactCATTggtttcaatctttgacatgacctatatatatatatatatatatatatatatatatatatatatatatatatatatatatatatatatatatatatatatatatatatatatatatagtactgtgcaaaagtcttaggccaccaccaccagacttgttgttttggAATTTTAATgttcatccatatttatttttcaatctattttattaagatacaaacagaaaatacagaaaaaatatacaaaaaaattaatcattaaattttCAGCACTACTGTCTtgtacagtaaatcacaaaaaacgaCTTTAGCTGGGCTGGATCCAGGGCTCGAGACTGCCATTTGAGAGTGTGCtgctgaattttacatccagacgcacatgtgcgaccagtaaatttgacctttttttgtgatgtgacactgaatttaaaacagcacattgtactttctgcatctaccattaaagtatttattcaCGAGTTCGCCCTTACATCTATTCTGATTGCAAAAGTAAGCATATTTTGGCGTGCTGTCCTGTGGGAGGGCTCAGGTTCTGGAGTGAAGCTCGAACTCCGAATCCGGGGTATGGCCCGAACCCGGAGAACTCCCCCATCCCAAACTGGGATAGAACAGATTAGAGTGGCGAGTTGGGGTGGTGGAGGGATATCGGAAAACAATCTCAAGACTGAGGTAGGTAGGATGTCTGTATATGTAGTGTTTGGCTGATTACCAAATGAGATTGATTAGTTAATTATCCGATTgtgctcctcccgaaccttgttaataaaacatcatttagtaatacagtggaaattagtagaaatgtgaatatttggtaaGCATATTGATTTacagtgtgtgcccctaaattttttggttgcgcccctaaaattttcagtcgGGGGCCAcagtgctcctagtgaaaaaagttagtctggagccctggctGGATCACATATCTGTCACTGCACTACCACTTTATAATTAACACATAATAAATAACAGTGCTAATGGGTGTAAAAAAGAATTAGGGAGATTAAAAAGGGGATTTAAGGAAGTTGAAATCTACAAAAAATTACTATTAAGATTAcgataaaatgtattattttatccAAAAGCACACGATTCAGTAAATGTGGGTATGTACCTGCTCTGCGAGGTATGCCCTGATCAGGTAAGCATCCCTTTAGTTTATGCTGTTCATACCAATCATCCACTGTCATAGTAGCAAGGCTGGGATACCCAGCACCAAACACTCTGCAATACAcagaaaaaacaataacatcacacacaaaaaaacagcaATAGTGCCATAAAGTTTAAggatgtaaaaaaaagatttttaataacaaatttACTCTAAATATGCAGATGACAAAATAGATAATCATACTTTGCCTGCACAGCATCCTTAGTCAGGATAAAAGGCTTCATGGGTGGTCTTCTGGGTGGAGATGGCTGTGGTGCGCtctaaagaaaaacaaagaaagaattATTACATTAAGCCCTGACATAACGTATGCTCATCTTCTAGTGACATTAAGATACGTAAGACCCACGATCAATTACCTGCTTAAAGAGCTCCATACGTTTCAGTATCTCTATTTCCTGGTCAATGGACTCGATCTCCTCAAGTGCCAGTGTGACCCATTTGCGCACGTGCAGAAGGTAAAAATCTCTCACTACCTCTTCATCGGCTGACCCTGATTCAACCAGCCCTCTGATCTCACCCAGTTTGGCTTCGGTCTCTTTACGCTGGTTGAACCTGAAAACAAAtgacattacacaaacattagAGATAATATTACAAATATTAATGGCATATATCATGTATTCctaaatgtaaacatagcttTGTAAACTACACTTATTGTTGCCATGTTAAAtgattaatttaaataatttttttatagggtcaatgacgtgacgttaattattttgtgtccgtatggttcatTTAATGTAGAAGGGTTAACATTTCTAAAtacatttgcagattacttgcatacattctcttttttgaggaccaagccTAAAAtatctggttttatttcattttgaaagaatatttgggggataattgaaAAAAtacaatgtggtgtaaccggtctgtgtcaattgacacgaactagtattttttttaaatttggaataaaatataatcatctagtttagtgtaattttttaacgtacattttaacatcatttgtcaaagattatttagaaaacagagctgttttcagcatatgtccggacaaatattacaaaaatgcataaaaatgtccATTTAgtaattaaaattattattttaatttatttagttaaatacgcttacatgccatcaaggtggataaaatatttcatatttctcAATCTTTGGTgcaatttgacattttcaggtttattcagtcttaactttcataaaaatggtgcaaatgtaataaaatcaacataaatactATATGTGCTTTGAAATATACCTGCTGCattcaagtttaaaaaaaaaaagatttttgaatttctcatcttgccaaacagtttttgtcactgacccttaaatgtaaaaattaaaatttcacTGGCATGCCCAAAGACAATGAATGCCTGATGGATACATATATACCCATGTCACCCAATACTCAATAAGTCATAGCAGCCCAACTTACCTCTGGATTTTGGCTTGTCTTTGTGTTGCCATGGTGATGAGGTCTAGCTGTGACATTGGCACGGGGGCATTATTTGTCTGCTCTTCGGTGGGAGTATCCTCTTTACTCTCAGTGGTTTTGGGCAGCTGAAAACTACACACATCATAGTTCCTACATCGCTGCAGAAAGTCCATGAAGTAGACGCGAGCCGCCTGCACATGCTCCAGACGCTTGCTGTTGTACACCTGTTTCATGGTGAGAGCTCCCAGTAAAGCCGGCAACAGCAGGTACTTCAGATCAGTGGTGCTGATTTCCTCCAGAGCCTCATTACGACTACAAGAAAACAATGAAATCAATGAGGTGCTTTTGCGAGGCCTTTTGGTTTTTACAGTGGTcatttatgaaaaataaaaaaatctaaaacctGCTGTTGTGCTTTTATTCAGCACAAAGGTGAATATAATGCTTGTATGGTACCGACTAGAATATATTCTTGATTATAAGATGAAGAAAAttactttttacattttaagcTTCATTTTATTGCatattactatagtaaatacttaGGTATAGTAATACATCACGTGGGAAATGTTTCCTTAACTCAGATTCAAACAGTTGTACAGTAATAATATTTACTATCCTACTGTACCACCAACTGTGAAAAT
Coding sequences within it:
- the igbp1 gene encoding immunoglobulin-binding protein 1 — its product is MAAAEDPNRIQTSSDSNAPKLSDLLDRGWKLYEEVNSTNEPGNSNAVQVKVKRGIMQLEEATKMVSQLGLFSRNEALEEISTTDLKYLLLPALLGALTMKQVYNSKRLEHVQAARVYFMDFLQRCRNYDVCSFQLPKTTESKEDTPTEEQTNNAPVPMSQLDLITMATQRQAKIQRFNQRKETEAKLGEIRGLVESGSADEEVVRDFYLLHVRKWVTLALEEIESIDQEIEILKRMELFKQSAPQPSPPRRPPMKPFILTKDAVQAKVFGAGYPSLATMTVDDWYEQHKLKGCLPDQGIPRRAVDGDPEEDERAERERKEENDDEEALQKARDWDDWKDTHRRGYGNRKNMG